The Georgenia faecalis genome includes a window with the following:
- a CDS encoding TetR/AcrR family transcriptional regulator, which translates to MVDPDERRQELAQAVWRVVRRDGLEQASVRQVAREAHVSMGSLRHYFGTQSELLLFAMRLVIERIEARLTALERPDDPRHAAAQALAELLPLDEERQAENEVWLAFTARALVDPELRALRDEAYDQLRGACRYWAGRLLPDQIPLAEIDIEAERLFALVDGLAVHGAMRPEPAERLLAVLTHHLDELATGWRSRRAQVAGTLR; encoded by the coding sequence GTGGTGGATCCCGACGAGCGCCGCCAGGAGCTGGCCCAAGCCGTCTGGCGGGTGGTCCGACGCGACGGCCTCGAGCAAGCGTCCGTGCGGCAGGTTGCCCGGGAGGCGCACGTCTCCATGGGCTCGCTGCGGCACTACTTCGGCACCCAGTCCGAGCTCCTCCTCTTCGCGATGCGCCTGGTCATCGAGCGCATCGAGGCGCGGCTGACGGCGCTGGAACGTCCCGACGACCCCCGGCACGCGGCGGCGCAGGCGCTCGCCGAGCTCCTCCCGCTGGACGAGGAGCGGCAGGCCGAGAACGAGGTGTGGCTCGCCTTCACCGCCCGCGCCCTGGTGGACCCGGAGCTCCGCGCGCTGCGCGACGAGGCCTACGACCAGCTCCGCGGGGCATGCCGGTACTGGGCGGGCCGACTGCTGCCCGACCAGATCCCGCTGGCGGAGATCGACATCGAGGCCGAACGCCTCTTCGCCCTGGTAGACGGACTGGCGGTGCACGGCGCGATGCGCCCCGAGCCGGCGGAGCGGCTGCTCGCGGTGCTCACGCACCATCTCGACGAGCTCGCCACCGGCTGGCGCTCGCGCCGGGCGCAGGTCGCGGGCACTCTTCGCTGA
- a CDS encoding alpha-amylase family protein, producing MSWTEHAIWWHVYPLGFCGAPVRDADPTPAPRLRRLLAWLDYAVELGVSGLLLGPVFASSTHGYDTLDPFRIDPRLGTEQDFDDLVDACRARGLRIVLDGVFSHVGAEHPEVLRALREGPSSDAAGLFDIDWDHPGGATPRVFEGHGSLVRLDHAGPQAADYVTRVMTHWLERGADGWRLDAAYSVDATFWARVLPAVRAAHPGAWFLGEVIHGDYPAFVAASGVDSVTQYQLWKAIWSSIRDRNLFELDWALQRHNAFLDHFVPQTFVGNHDVTRIASTLGPDGAVAALAVLMTVGGIPSVYAGDEQGFTGVKEDRLGGDDAVRPAFPDSPAQLAPWGRDTYRVHRDLIGLRRRHPWLTTATTEPVSLENTRYVYRTRSADGASFLDVTIDLADSATVTIRDAGGDVLWAHHV from the coding sequence ATGTCGTGGACCGAGCACGCGATCTGGTGGCACGTGTACCCCCTGGGCTTCTGCGGTGCCCCGGTCCGGGATGCCGACCCGACGCCCGCACCCCGGCTGCGCCGCCTGCTGGCCTGGCTGGACTACGCCGTCGAGCTGGGCGTGTCCGGGCTGCTCCTGGGACCGGTGTTCGCCTCCTCGACGCACGGCTACGACACCCTCGACCCGTTCCGCATCGACCCGCGCCTGGGCACCGAGCAGGACTTCGACGACCTCGTCGACGCCTGCCGCGCGCGGGGGCTCCGCATCGTCCTCGACGGGGTGTTCAGCCACGTGGGTGCCGAGCACCCCGAGGTGCTGCGGGCACTGCGAGAAGGTCCCAGCAGCGACGCCGCGGGGCTGTTCGACATCGACTGGGACCACCCCGGCGGCGCGACGCCCCGGGTGTTCGAAGGGCACGGATCCCTCGTCCGCCTCGACCACGCCGGCCCGCAGGCCGCGGACTACGTAACCCGGGTGATGACGCACTGGCTCGAGCGCGGCGCCGACGGCTGGCGCCTGGACGCGGCCTACTCGGTCGACGCGACCTTCTGGGCCCGGGTGCTCCCCGCGGTGCGCGCCGCGCACCCCGGGGCGTGGTTCCTCGGCGAGGTCATCCACGGCGACTACCCGGCGTTCGTCGCCGCCTCCGGGGTCGACTCCGTCACCCAGTACCAGCTGTGGAAGGCGATCTGGTCGAGCATCCGCGACCGGAACCTGTTCGAGCTGGACTGGGCGCTGCAGCGCCACAACGCGTTCCTCGACCACTTCGTCCCCCAGACCTTCGTCGGCAATCACGACGTCACCCGCATCGCCAGCACCCTCGGGCCCGACGGCGCGGTCGCCGCACTTGCGGTCCTCATGACCGTCGGCGGCATCCCCTCCGTCTACGCCGGTGACGAGCAGGGCTTCACCGGAGTCAAGGAGGACCGCCTGGGCGGCGACGACGCGGTCCGACCTGCCTTCCCCGACTCCCCTGCCCAGCTCGCCCCCTGGGGGCGCGACACCTACCGCGTGCACCGGGACCTCATCGGGCTGCGCCGTCGCCACCCCTGGCTCACGACCGCGACTACCGAGCCGGTGAGCCTGGAGAACACCCGTTACGTGTACCGGACCCGGTCGGCCGACGGCGCGTCGTTCCTCGACGTCACCATCGACCTCGCCGACTCCGCGACCGTCACGATCCGTGACGCGGGCGGTGACGTGCTCTGGGCGCACCACGTGTGA
- a CDS encoding TetR/AcrR family transcriptional regulator, producing MARTDRQPRQRLDPDARRSAILDAAAESFAEHPYAEVSVSSITSRAGASDALLYRYFAGKEGLYSALVRRGVDDLVACQAAALAAMPAGSSARDRVRAVTSVYLDRIAAHPAAWAMPLHAPGTEPAAAAAIRAQARHDSVDRLRALLAPSAQARHEYALSGYFGFLDAACLRWVERGCPDRERGSLVDAALGALEGALGDWAA from the coding sequence GTGGCACGCACCGACCGGCAGCCCCGGCAACGCCTGGACCCCGACGCGCGACGGTCGGCGATCCTCGACGCCGCTGCGGAGTCGTTCGCCGAGCACCCGTACGCCGAGGTGAGCGTCTCCTCGATCACCTCTCGAGCGGGGGCATCGGACGCGCTCCTCTACCGGTACTTCGCCGGCAAGGAAGGCCTCTACAGCGCGCTCGTGCGGCGCGGGGTCGACGACCTCGTCGCCTGCCAGGCCGCTGCGCTGGCGGCCATGCCGGCCGGATCCTCCGCGCGCGACCGGGTCCGCGCGGTGACCAGCGTCTACCTCGACCGCATCGCCGCTCACCCGGCGGCGTGGGCGATGCCGCTCCATGCGCCCGGCACCGAACCCGCGGCGGCGGCGGCGATCCGCGCCCAGGCGCGCCACGACTCCGTCGATCGGCTGCGCGCCCTGCTCGCCCCCAGTGCGCAGGCGCGCCACGAGTACGCACTGTCGGGCTACTTCGGCTTCCTCGACGCCGCCTGCCTGCGCTGGGTCGAGCGTGGGTGCCCCGACCGGGAACGCGGGTCCCTCGTCGACGCGGCGCTCGGTGCGCTCGAAGGCGCCCTCGGCGACTGGGCCGCCTGA
- a CDS encoding maleylpyruvate isomerase family mycothiol-dependent enzyme has translation MARPHEDHLWALVHTERAALAEDLVGLDAEQWRHGTLCGRWDVEDIVAHLTAAASLNRWQWVRSMLGARFRPDVHNQRRMLEHRGASPADTLARFRGVVGSCTAPSGHTAAYLGEVVVHAQDIRRPLGLLRTPSAATLTPVADFFARRDFAVNSRSAVAGLRLHADDGPFRAGDGALVTGSPLALLMSMAGRTPYLDELAGPGVATLRARLEGAPQA, from the coding sequence ATGGCGAGACCGCACGAGGACCACCTGTGGGCGCTGGTGCACACGGAACGGGCGGCCCTGGCGGAGGACCTGGTAGGCCTCGACGCGGAGCAGTGGCGGCACGGCACGCTCTGCGGGCGGTGGGACGTCGAGGACATCGTCGCCCACCTCACCGCCGCGGCGAGCCTCAACCGGTGGCAGTGGGTGCGGAGCATGCTCGGCGCCCGCTTCCGGCCCGACGTCCACAACCAGCGCCGGATGCTCGAGCACCGAGGCGCCAGCCCCGCCGACACCCTCGCCCGCTTCCGCGGCGTCGTCGGCAGCTGCACCGCGCCGTCGGGGCACACGGCCGCCTACCTCGGCGAGGTCGTGGTGCACGCCCAGGACATCCGCCGGCCGCTGGGGCTCCTCCGGACGCCGAGCGCCGCCACCCTCACACCCGTGGCCGATTTCTTCGCCCGGCGCGACTTCGCCGTGAACAGCCGCTCCGCCGTCGCCGGACTGCGGCTGCACGCCGACGACGGCCCGTTCCGGGCGGGCGACGGCGCCCTGGTCACCGGGTCGCCCCTCGCCCTGCTGATGAGCATGGCCGGCCGGACGCCCTACCTCGACGAGCTCGCCGGCCCGGGCGTGGCGACGTTGCGCGCACGGCTCGAGGGCGCGCCCCAGGCCTAG
- a CDS encoding helix-turn-helix domain-containing protein, whose protein sequence is MGEREMSALVVQAGDDDPLRALGAVAELHREVNRAEEVAVRRARMRGASWADIARELGVSRQAVHKKYGGSRFGRD, encoded by the coding sequence ATGGGTGAGCGGGAGATGAGCGCGTTGGTGGTCCAGGCGGGCGACGACGACCCGTTGCGGGCGCTCGGGGCGGTGGCCGAGCTCCACCGCGAGGTCAACCGCGCCGAGGAGGTGGCGGTGCGCCGCGCGCGGATGAGGGGCGCGTCCTGGGCTGACATCGCCCGCGAGCTCGGGGTGAGCCGGCAGGCCGTCCACAAGAAGTACGGCGGATCGAGGTTCGGCCGTGACTGA
- a CDS encoding ABC transporter ATP-binding protein/permease, producing MIVAHRLATVTDADQIVVLDGGRVAAVGTHAELLGGSTLYCDLARHELLVDRSEAAR from the coding sequence GTGATCGTCGCCCACCGGCTGGCCACCGTGACGGACGCCGACCAGATCGTCGTCCTCGACGGCGGCCGGGTCGCCGCCGTCGGCACCCACGCCGAGCTCCTCGGCGGCAGCACGCTCTATTGCGACCTCGCTCGCCACGAGCTCCTCGTCGACCGGTCCGAGGCCGCGCGGTAG
- a CDS encoding transcriptional regulator, whose protein sequence is MAAEGGFDETIHAPTRLRLCGILRHVDSAEFAMLRDALDLSEANLSKTLRALADLGYVRVTKAASSSRTDKRRTTTVSLTPAGRRAFDGHLRALQRLAEGIVD, encoded by the coding sequence ATGGCCGCTGAGGGCGGCTTCGACGAGACGATCCACGCGCCGACGCGCCTGCGGCTGTGCGGCATCCTCCGGCACGTCGACAGCGCGGAGTTCGCGATGCTCCGCGACGCCCTGGACCTGTCCGAGGCGAACCTCTCCAAGACCCTCCGGGCCCTGGCGGACCTCGGGTACGTCCGGGTCACCAAGGCTGCGTCCAGCAGCCGCACCGACAAGCGGCGGACGACGACGGTGAGCCTCACCCCCGCGGGACGGCGGGCGTTCGACGGGCACCTGCGTGCGCTCCAGCGCCTGGCGGAGGGCATCGTCGACTGA
- a CDS encoding protein-tyrosine phosphatase family protein, with the protein MSADIEFNLTTDPVDLPGVRPADPPTEMLPGQLWHGGCPVDFEWVRATGITAVIDIADADAFPPADDIDGLVYLKSPLVDGEDLPAPALTLRLAELVAGLVADGYRVLVHCTFGRNRSGLIVSLIVREVLGLSGADAMAYVQERREGTVNNEGFADWLRTLPPPR; encoded by the coding sequence GTGAGCGCCGACATCGAGTTCAACCTGACCACCGACCCCGTCGACCTGCCCGGCGTCCGGCCGGCCGACCCGCCCACCGAGATGCTCCCCGGGCAGCTGTGGCACGGCGGGTGCCCCGTCGACTTCGAGTGGGTGCGTGCCACCGGCATCACCGCCGTCATCGACATCGCCGACGCCGACGCGTTCCCGCCGGCCGACGACATCGACGGCCTGGTCTACCTCAAGTCCCCGCTGGTCGACGGCGAGGACCTGCCCGCCCCGGCCCTCACCCTGCGCCTCGCCGAGCTCGTCGCCGGGCTGGTCGCGGACGGCTACCGCGTGCTCGTCCACTGCACGTTCGGGCGCAACCGCTCGGGGCTCATCGTCTCGCTCATCGTCCGCGAGGTGCTCGGGCTGAGCGGCGCGGACGCGATGGCCTACGTGCAGGAACGCCGGGAGGGCACGGTCAACAACGAGGGCTTCGCCGACTGGCTCCGCACGCTCCCGCCGCCGCGCTGA
- a CDS encoding ABC transporter ATP-binding protein, which yields MSAALAAGAADAADVPGAGGLPVGGVPILSGRGLGRTFRSQRGTTTALDGVSLDIHPGRGIGVVGESGAGKSTLLRLLLGLDRPDTGEVRYRGEPLRRRNKAQLRGFRTDVQPVFQDPRSSLDPRMRVADVVAEPLRSLRIPGDHPARVAELLVLVGLDADAGERYPAEFSGGQRQRIAIARALAPSPAVLVADEPVSALDVTVRRQIITLLAGLRQELGMALVMVSHDMAIVGQLCEDVVVMRDGRVVEAGPTARVFTRPEHPYTRQLLAAVPQLPDA from the coding sequence ATGAGCGCCGCACTCGCCGCGGGCGCGGCCGACGCCGCGGACGTCCCCGGCGCGGGCGGCCTCCCGGTGGGCGGCGTCCCGATCCTCTCCGGGCGCGGTCTCGGGCGCACCTTCCGCAGCCAGCGCGGGACGACGACGGCGCTCGACGGCGTGAGCCTCGACATCCACCCGGGCCGCGGGATCGGCGTCGTCGGCGAGTCCGGGGCCGGGAAGTCCACGCTCCTGCGCCTGCTGCTCGGCCTCGACCGCCCCGACACGGGCGAGGTCCGCTACCGCGGGGAGCCGCTGCGTCGGCGCAACAAGGCGCAGCTGCGCGGGTTCCGCACGGACGTCCAGCCGGTCTTCCAGGACCCCCGCTCCTCCCTCGACCCGCGGATGCGGGTCGCCGACGTCGTCGCCGAGCCGCTGCGCTCGCTGCGCATCCCCGGCGACCACCCCGCCCGCGTCGCCGAGCTCCTCGTCCTCGTCGGCCTCGACGCCGACGCGGGCGAGCGCTACCCCGCGGAGTTCTCCGGGGGGCAGCGCCAGCGCATCGCCATCGCCCGCGCGCTCGCCCCGTCGCCGGCGGTGCTCGTCGCCGACGAGCCGGTGAGCGCGCTCGACGTCACCGTCCGCCGTCAGATCATCACGCTGCTCGCCGGCCTGCGCCAGGAGCTGGGGATGGCGCTGGTCATGGTGAGCCACGACATGGCCATCGTCGGCCAGCTGTGCGAGGACGTCGTCGTCATGCGCGACGGGCGGGTGGTCGAGGCGGGGCCCACCGCGCGGGTCTTCACCCGTCCCGAGCATCCCTACACCCGCCAGCTCCTCGCCGCGGTCCCTCAGCTGCCCGACGCCTGA
- a CDS encoding ATP-binding cassette domain-containing protein translates to MSVLEVRDLTVRTASGATILDGVSWSLDAGGRLGLIGESGSGKSMTALAILGLLPEGMRATGSVLLDGTDLLTLPARELRRVRGAQVAMVFQEPLTALDPLMTIGRQIAGPLRLHRGMGRSEARAEARRLCELVALPDVERVLDSFPWQLSGGQRQRANLAMALACRPRVLLADEPTTALDVTVQAEILDLLADVVERTGTALVFVSHDLPVVAQLAEDLVVMRDGAVVESTTVRAVLGGAREAYTQELLDSARAVTRLPEGTAR, encoded by the coding sequence ATGAGCGTCCTCGAGGTCCGCGACCTCACCGTCCGCACGGCGTCCGGGGCCACCATCCTCGACGGCGTCAGCTGGTCCCTCGACGCCGGGGGCCGGCTCGGCCTCATCGGCGAGTCCGGCTCCGGCAAGTCGATGACGGCACTGGCGATCCTCGGGCTCCTGCCCGAGGGGATGCGCGCGACCGGCTCGGTGCTCCTCGACGGCACCGACCTGCTCACCCTTCCCGCGCGCGAGCTGCGCCGGGTGCGCGGCGCGCAGGTCGCCATGGTGTTCCAGGAACCGCTCACGGCGCTGGACCCCCTCATGACCATCGGCCGCCAGATCGCCGGCCCGCTGCGCCTGCACCGCGGGATGGGCCGCTCCGAGGCGCGCGCCGAGGCCCGCCGGCTCTGCGAGCTGGTCGCCCTGCCCGACGTCGAGCGCGTCCTCGACTCCTTCCCCTGGCAGCTCTCCGGCGGGCAGCGCCAGCGCGCCAACCTCGCCATGGCCCTCGCCTGCCGGCCCCGGGTGCTCCTCGCGGACGAGCCGACGACGGCGCTCGACGTCACCGTCCAGGCGGAGATCCTCGACCTGCTCGCCGACGTCGTCGAGCGCACGGGCACCGCGCTCGTGTTCGTCAGCCACGACCTGCCGGTCGTCGCCCAGCTCGCCGAGGACCTCGTCGTCATGCGTGACGGCGCCGTGGTGGAGAGCACGACGGTGCGCGCCGTCCTCGGCGGGGCGCGCGAGGCCTACACCCAGGAGCTCCTCGACTCCGCCCGCGCCGTCACCCGCCTGCCCGAGGGGACGGCCCGATGA
- a CDS encoding ABC transporter permease, producing the protein MSDDLTILATTSAEATPVDAGTAPGRRGRGRRRAARSVSFTVGALLVGLVVLAGLVSLVWSPYPLTDDSGPRLGGPSAEHWAGTDRLGRDLFTQLLDGAGNAVLVAASTTAIAAAIGVLVGIVAATTTRWLDVALQSVVDLLIAFPTLLLAMLIVTVRGASMSSAIVAIGLAGSAVIARVTRVNTARVLREDYITAAAASGTGYWGTVLRHVLPNITPTLLVQLMLLAGGAVLSEASLSYLGLGAPPPQASWGRMLREAQSTIGVQPWGAIFPGVAIAAFVLGLNLLGDGIRERRDPSLGGRR; encoded by the coding sequence ATGAGCGACGACCTCACCATCCTCGCCACCACCAGCGCCGAGGCCACGCCGGTCGACGCCGGCACCGCCCCCGGGCGCCGGGGCCGCGGTCGCCGCCGCGCCGCCCGCAGCGTCTCCTTCACCGTCGGCGCGCTGCTCGTCGGCCTCGTCGTCCTCGCCGGCCTGGTCTCCCTCGTGTGGTCGCCCTACCCGCTCACCGACGACTCCGGCCCCCGCCTGGGCGGGCCGTCGGCGGAGCACTGGGCCGGCACCGACCGCCTCGGGCGCGACCTGTTCACCCAGCTGCTCGACGGCGCCGGCAACGCCGTCCTCGTCGCGGCGTCGACGACGGCGATCGCGGCGGCCATCGGCGTCCTCGTCGGCATCGTCGCGGCGACGACGACGCGGTGGCTCGACGTCGCGCTGCAGTCCGTCGTCGACCTCCTCATCGCCTTCCCCACGCTCCTGCTCGCCATGCTCATCGTCACGGTGCGCGGGGCGTCGATGAGCTCGGCCATCGTCGCCATCGGGCTCGCCGGCTCGGCCGTCATCGCGCGGGTCACCCGCGTCAACACGGCGCGCGTCCTGCGCGAGGACTACATCACCGCCGCGGCGGCGTCCGGCACCGGCTACTGGGGCACGGTTCTGCGCCACGTCCTGCCGAACATCACGCCCACCCTCCTCGTCCAGCTCATGCTGCTCGCCGGCGGCGCCGTGCTGTCCGAGGCCTCCCTGTCCTACCTCGGGCTCGGCGCGCCCCCGCCCCAGGCGTCGTGGGGGCGGATGCTCCGCGAGGCCCAGAGCACCATCGGCGTGCAGCCGTGGGGGGCGATCTTCCCCGGCGTCGCCATCGCCGCGTTCGTCCTCGGCCTCAACCTCCTCGGCGACGGCATCCGCGAGCGCCGCGACCCCAGCCTGGGAGGCCGGCGATGA
- a CDS encoding ABC transporter permease, translating to MVRYVALRLGVLLASLVLASLVVFVILRLLPGDSAGVSLGVGTTTEQLEQLRRDLGTDQPVLTQYAQWVTGILGGDAGTSFVSRVPVADLIADRLSITVPLSLGAFVLSVLISVPVGVLAAVRRRSALGLAVSTLSQLGVAVPIFWVGVLLTWVFALRLGWLPSGGFPRAGWADPAAAVEALALPGITVAVAMSSVMVRYVRSATLDVLGQDYIRTARSLGYSRTQALARHGLRNGAVPVVAILGIELATSLLGAVVVEAVFALPGLGSLLLSSVLGRDLPVVQTLVLAITAVVLLVNFAIDLLQRWIDPRLRSSSVVGAA from the coding sequence GTGGTCCGCTACGTCGCGCTGCGGCTGGGGGTGCTCCTCGCCTCCCTCGTCCTCGCCAGCCTCGTCGTCTTCGTCATCCTGCGGCTCCTGCCCGGTGACAGCGCCGGGGTGAGCCTGGGCGTGGGCACGACGACGGAGCAGCTCGAGCAGCTGCGGCGCGACCTCGGCACCGACCAGCCGGTGCTCACGCAGTACGCGCAGTGGGTGACCGGCATCCTCGGGGGCGACGCCGGGACGTCGTTCGTCTCGCGGGTGCCGGTCGCCGACCTCATCGCGGACCGCCTGTCCATCACCGTGCCGCTGAGCCTGGGGGCGTTCGTCCTCTCGGTGCTGATCTCCGTCCCAGTGGGCGTCCTCGCGGCGGTCCGCCGCCGCAGCGCCCTCGGGCTCGCCGTCTCCACCCTGTCCCAGCTCGGCGTCGCGGTGCCGATCTTCTGGGTGGGCGTCCTGCTCACCTGGGTGTTCGCGCTGCGGCTGGGGTGGCTGCCCTCGGGCGGCTTCCCCCGCGCCGGCTGGGCGGACCCGGCCGCGGCGGTCGAGGCCCTGGCCCTGCCGGGCATCACCGTGGCGGTGGCGATGTCGTCCGTCATGGTCCGCTACGTCCGCTCCGCCACCCTCGACGTCCTCGGGCAGGACTACATCCGCACCGCCCGGTCCCTGGGCTACAGCCGCACCCAGGCCCTGGCCCGCCACGGCCTGCGCAACGGAGCGGTGCCGGTGGTCGCCATCCTCGGGATCGAGCTGGCGACGTCGCTGCTCGGCGCCGTCGTCGTCGAGGCGGTCTTCGCCCTGCCGGGGCTGGGCTCGCTGCTGCTGTCCTCGGTGCTGGGACGCGACCTGCCGGTAGTGCAGACGCTGGTCCTGGCGATCACCGCCGTCGTCCTCCTCGTGAACTTCGCGATCGACCTGCTCCAGCGCTGGATCGACCCGCGCCTGCGGTCCTCGTCCGTGGTGGGGGCAGCATGA
- a CDS encoding ABC transporter substrate-binding protein, with product MSLRTLKTTALAAVATLALAACGSGGGSADDTAGAAQPGENEIVIGSTNEPTSLQRFVGGSSGVSQTMTRNVYEPLVAIDVDGEIVPALAETWDISEDALTYTFHLREGVTFHDGTPFTSADAVWALTEIISDESVAARKSDLAVMDRITAVDEQTVEVVLSAPTRSLLFYLAGVTIVKDGDTEHTTENGTGPYELVEWAQGDYLTIAPYEEYWGDAPANDGVTFRFFTDTTALNNALLTGDLDLVIAEDSPDQLAQFEGNDAFTISEGSSTTKQIWAFNDRVAPFDDVRVRQGLYRAIDRESILEAVWAGRGEVVGSMVPPTDPWFVDVADTHAYDPESARQLLGEAGVEDLTITLDYVAGDTEETIAQLLQSDLADVGVTLELNPIDDATWYERIYTNHDFETTLMGHVNPRDMLWYANPDFYWGYDSAEVQQLVADSERAGSEEEQAELLSQANVLMAEEAASAWLYLEPQIRVAAAGVTGFPVDQVTESFYVADITRES from the coding sequence ATGTCCTTGCGGACTCTCAAGACCACCGCCCTCGCCGCCGTCGCCACCCTGGCCCTCGCCGCGTGCGGCAGCGGCGGCGGCTCGGCGGACGACACCGCCGGTGCCGCCCAGCCCGGCGAGAACGAGATCGTCATCGGCTCCACCAACGAGCCCACCAGCCTCCAACGCTTCGTCGGGGGCAGCTCCGGCGTCTCCCAGACCATGACGCGCAACGTCTACGAGCCGCTCGTCGCCATCGACGTCGACGGCGAGATCGTCCCCGCGCTCGCCGAGACCTGGGACATCTCCGAGGACGCCCTCACCTACACGTTCCACCTGCGCGAGGGCGTCACCTTCCACGACGGCACGCCCTTCACCTCGGCCGACGCCGTATGGGCGCTCACCGAGATCATCTCCGACGAGTCGGTGGCCGCCCGCAAGTCCGACCTCGCCGTCATGGACCGGATCACCGCCGTCGACGAGCAGACCGTCGAGGTGGTCCTCTCCGCCCCGACCCGCTCGCTCCTCTTCTACCTCGCCGGCGTGACGATCGTGAAGGACGGGGACACCGAGCACACCACCGAGAACGGCACCGGCCCGTACGAGCTCGTCGAGTGGGCGCAGGGCGACTACCTCACCATCGCCCCCTACGAGGAGTACTGGGGCGACGCCCCCGCGAACGACGGCGTGACGTTCCGCTTCTTCACCGACACCACCGCGCTCAACAACGCGCTGCTCACCGGGGACCTCGACCTCGTCATCGCCGAGGACTCCCCCGACCAGCTCGCCCAGTTCGAGGGCAACGACGCGTTCACCATCTCCGAGGGCAGCTCGACGACGAAGCAGATCTGGGCGTTCAACGACCGCGTCGCCCCGTTCGACGACGTCCGCGTGCGCCAGGGCCTGTACCGGGCGATCGACCGCGAGTCGATCCTCGAGGCGGTCTGGGCCGGGCGCGGTGAGGTGGTGGGCTCCATGGTGCCCCCCACCGACCCGTGGTTCGTCGACGTCGCCGACACGCATGCCTACGACCCCGAGTCCGCGCGTCAGCTCCTCGGCGAGGCCGGGGTCGAGGACCTCACCATCACCCTCGACTACGTCGCCGGGGACACCGAGGAGACCATCGCCCAGCTCCTCCAGAGCGACCTCGCCGACGTCGGCGTCACCCTCGAGCTCAACCCCATCGACGACGCCACGTGGTACGAGCGGATCTACACCAACCACGACTTCGAGACCACGCTCATGGGGCACGTCAACCCCCGCGACATGCTCTGGTACGCCAACCCCGACTTCTACTGGGGCTACGACAGCGCCGAGGTCCAGCAGCTCGTCGCCGACTCCGAGCGGGCCGGCAGCGAGGAGGAGCAGGCCGAGCTCCTGAGCCAGGCCAACGTCCTCATGGCCGAGGAGGCCGCCTCCGCGTGGCTCTACCTCGAGCCGCAGATCCGCGTGGCCGCCGCCGGCGTCACCGGCTTCCCGGTCGACCAGGTGACGGAGAGCTTCTACGTCGCCGACATCACCCGGGAGTCCTGA
- a CDS encoding transcriptional regulator — protein sequence MSSPLDGLDPILNQPKRLAAIAMVAASTSCDFPFLRDQLELSDSDLSRHMTALSQAGYVTIRKSGGGRGSTTTYAITKTGRAAYGRHRDTLTAFLAAHDPGTSSP from the coding sequence ATGAGCTCCCCCCTGGACGGGCTCGACCCGATCCTCAACCAGCCCAAGCGCCTGGCCGCGATCGCCATGGTGGCCGCGAGCACGTCGTGCGACTTCCCGTTCCTGCGCGACCAGCTCGAGCTCAGCGACTCCGACCTCTCCCGGCACATGACCGCGCTGAGCCAGGCCGGCTACGTGACGATCCGCAAGAGCGGGGGCGGTCGCGGCAGCACGACGACCTACGCGATCACCAAGACCGGCCGCGCCGCGTACGGGCGGCACCGCGACACGCTGACCGCGTTCCTCGCCGCCCACGACCCCGGGACGTCGTCCCCGTGA